From the genome of Cynocephalus volans isolate mCynVol1 chromosome 14, mCynVol1.pri, whole genome shotgun sequence, one region includes:
- the GKN2 gene encoding gastrokine-2, with protein sequence MVSLAEETKVKDSLKGHCAMKHRFLDHRVLFRVTDQNRLPFPRLQQNLLQVSSRDKHSEECDFSTLEWLQRLHAADGLWLSPMGQTEIDIQRGKVGPLQPRRLAQCELGFCGLMTLVPTLNDHPVENGCDWSVFQVAFLVVLTIFGIQSHGYEVYNIISPSNKGGNVQETVTIDNEKNTAIINIHAGLCSSTTIFDYKHGYIASRVLSRRACFILKMDHKAIPALDQLKRFIYERQAMNSMFSNKYTWVKYNPLKSLLTEVDWFLLGSPIQQLCDHIPLYKGEVVEETDDVSAGGCVKTGLLGILGISICADIHI encoded by the exons ATGGTTTCCCTGGCAGAAGAGACCAAAGTAAAGGACTCGCTGAAAGGCCACTGTGCAATGAAGCACCGTTTTCTGGATCATCGAGTTTTGTTCAGGGTGACTGATCAAAACAGGCTTCCTTTTCCACGTCTCCAGCAGAAC CTTCTCCAAGTGAGCAGTAGAGACAAACATTCAGAGGAATGTGACTTCTCTACACTGGAGTGGTTACAGAGGCTTCATGCAGCAGATGGACTTTGGCTGAGTCCTATGGGGCAGACTGAAATAGACATACAGAGAGGAAAGGTCGGGCCACTGCAGCCTAGGAGATTAGCACAGTGTGAACTGGGGTTCTGTGGCT TGATGACTCTTGTCCCCACTCTCAATGACCACCCTGTAGAGAATGGCTGTGACTGGTCTGTTTTTCAGGTGGCATTTCTGGTGGTGCTGACCATCTTTGGAATACAATCTCATGGATACGAA GTTTATAATATCATCAGCCCAAGCAACAAAGGTGGCAATGTTCAGGAGACAGTGACAATTGACAATGAGAAAAATACCGCCATCATCAACATCCATGCAGGATTATGCTCTTCTACCACCATTTTTGACTACAAACAT GGCTATATTGCATCCAGGGTGCTCTCCCGAAGAGCCTGCTTCATCCTGAAGATGGACCATAAAGCCATCCCTGCTCTGGACCAACTCAAACGGTTCATCTATGAGAGGCAG GCTATGAACAGCATGTTCTCCAACAAATACACTTGGGTCAAGTACAACCCTCTGAAGTCTCTGCTCACAGAAGTGGACTGGTTCCTGTTGGGGTCACCCATTCAGCAACTCTGTGATCATATCCCCTTGTATAAGGGGGAAGTGGTTGAAGAAACAG ATGATGTCAGTGCTGGAGGATGTGTGAAGACTGGGCTCCTGGGCATCTTGGGAATTTCCATCTGTGCAGACATTCACATATAG